The DNA segment CGCCACCCCGCGACCGTTGGCCAGGCCGTGAAACCGCCGCTCGACCGACCGGGCGAACGAGGCCGCCTCACGAGCGAGCTGCCGGGCGAACTCGACATCGGCCGGGCTGACCTGGTCGCTGTCCGAGGTGCTCAGTAGCACCGAGGTCGTACCGAAGTCCAGCGCCAGCACCGGCGTCCGGGCCGGGTACGGCATCGTCTTGGCCGAGGCCCCGCCCCCGGTGTTGAGGCTGATCACAACCGAGGGCCGCACCGTCCGCCGCCCCATCACGCCGCGTCCTTCGCAGCGTTGCCCGTCTTGCCGGCCCCGGTGCGTGGAGCCCGCATCACCCGAGCCGATATCGAGTAGGCCAGCCGCCCCGTCGCCTGATGGACGTACGGCTTGACCTCCAGCCCGTCGAACTCGGCCGGGGCGAGCGGCACACCCGGCAGCGACGGCGGGATGACCGGCTGAACCTCGGCGAGGATCTTCACGGTCACCGTCTTCTGCGCGGCCTTGAGCGAGGGGTCGGCGTCCATCACCGGGACCTGCCAGACCGGAAGACCAGTCAGCTTGTCCTTGGCCTGGGTGTCCCGCTTGGCGTCGAAGTCCTTCGCCGCGGTCACCTCGCCCACGACGTAGCAGCCGTGCGGGAACAGCAGCTCGAAGCTGATCGGGATGGGTCCTTGCAGTGCCATCGTTCACCACCTCCTTGTCCACCCCCCTAGACGGCGACGGTCGGTCCGCAACGGAAACTGTCTAGGGGGCTATGCGGAAGACAGTAGCCTGCATCTACCCAGCTGTCTAGGGGGGTAGACGTAGTACACAAATATTCATGGCAGCGTCCGGTCATCTTCGATCGCTATGCGAGTCGACCGTAAGGCAAGGCTGTCAGACCCACGTGGGCCAACCACGTGCCGAGCTTCCTTAGCGGCACTCTGTTCACTTGCCGCATGCGTCTCGAGCCGCAGAACGACCACGCCATGGACCGTCAAATCCCGAACAAACTTAGCCATAGCTACTACGCTGGCGTCGCTAGATGCGGCCGGGCCGTAAGGAGTAGCAGGCATGACTGACAACGGGCAAGATCAACTTGACTTTGACGTAGAGTCCGGGGAACCCGTCGAGCTTGACCAGGAGGATGTTGAGAGCCTCCAAGAGGCCGATCCGGAACCTGCTCGAGTTTCCTATACCGGCTCTGACTTCGACGCTGAAGGGCTTGTGAGGCGGCTAAAGAGGGGTGACATCGTTATTCCAACTTTCGGTCACCCTGAGGATCCGCCAATAGAGACAGCGCGCTTCCAAAGAGATTTTGTCTGGCGCAGGCCTCAGATGGATCGATTTATTGAGTCGCTGCTGCTTGGCTATCCAATTCCCGGAATTTTCTTGGTGCAGCAGGTGGACCGGAGATACCTGGTGCTGGACGGACAACAGCGACTCCGCACACTCGCTGCCTTCTATGAAGGACTCCACGAGAAGCGCGAGTTTGCTCTTCGTAACGTCGCCACCAAGTTCCAGGGCCTCACGTACCGCACTCTTACCCCTGAGGTGCGCCGAACACTGGATAATACGTTCATCCAGGCAACCATTGTGCAGACGGATGGCTCAACAGATTCCCTGGACGCCGTGTATCAGGTGTTCGAACGCCTCAACTCCGGCGGTACACAACTGACGCCACATGAGATCAGGGTCGCCTTGTACGCGGGTGATTTCATCGATCTTCTCACAGAATTGAATGCCGATCCGAACTGGCGAAACTTGTATGGCAGAAAGTCTCCTCGTTTGAGGGACCAAGAAGTTATCCTGCGAATAATCGCGCTGTATACCTCGCCAGGAACGTATAAGCGTCCTCTGAAAAAATTCCTCAACGACTTCGTGGGCCAGAACAGGGATCTGGAGTCCCTCTCCGCCGAACTCGTTGAGACACGTTTCCGGCTGGCGGCTCAGCTCATCAATGAGGGAGCCGGCCCGCGAGCTCTCCGCCGACAGTCGGCTCAGATCAATACCGCACTGACTGAGGCGATCTTCGTTGGTCTCATTAGGAGACTTGATGCAGACGCATCCGTGACTGCAGCGGACGTTGGGCAAGCCATCGAGCGGCTCCTTGGTAACAAGCGCCTGGAGCCCGCTATCTCCCGGGCTACGGCGGACGAAGAAAGCGTGCGAACGAGGCTGGCCGTGACTACTCAGGCCTTCGCCGCAATATAGGAGGCGCCATATAATGGCTAATCGGTGGCCTCCATGGGAAGTCACCAGCCTTAAAGTAGGCTTGGAATCCCTTAGTAACTTGGTTGAGAAACCTGCGGATCATAACCTGTCCGATGAAGTTCATGGCTGGTTATGTCGCCTTCTAGTCGTCCGTTCCTGCGGGTATCTAGAGCAGGCGACTATAGAAGTTTGCCGTAGTTACCTCGATGGTAAATCCGGTGGCCTAGTCAAGTCGTTCGCGAAATCCTGGCTCGATAAAAGTAGGAACCCTACCCCGGACAACCTCCAGCAGCTAGTTGGGCGTTTTGATAATGGCCTCGGTGAAGAGTTCCAAGAGTTCCTCGGCCAAGATGATCAGCGAGTATATCGAGAAATTTTCTTTCTTGTTGATCGTCGCAATAAAATTGCCCACGGCCTCAGTGAGAGTGTTGGCCACAAGAAGGCTATCCAGTTGAAATGTGTCGTATATGAGGTTGTTGATTGGTTTGTACTTCGGTTAAATCCCAATAGGTAACGTGGGCTCTGCCTAATATCAGAGAGCCTCTCTATTGAGGAACGAAATCCAGGATGCGGTGGCATCATCAGCCGGCTTGCTCCGTGGCCAGCGTTCGCCGTGCGGATCCGTGCGCTCGGCTTCGCGGACCTGGCGGATCAGCTCAGCCGGACCGTCCTGCGTAAGGACCTCGAGGAGCTGTCGCCAGGTCATGAGGCGGTAGCGGCTGACGGCGTCGGCGGCCCCGTCGGTGAGCAGGGCCGCGGCG comes from the Microbispora sp. ZYX-F-249 genome and includes:
- a CDS encoding plasmid replication, integration and excision activator, encoding MALQGPIPISFELLFPHGCYVVGEVTAAKDFDAKRDTQAKDKLTGLPVWQVPVMDADPSLKAAQKTVTVKILAEVQPVIPPSLPGVPLAPAEFDGLEVKPYVHQATGRLAYSISARVMRAPRTGAGKTGNAAKDAA
- a CDS encoding DUF262 domain-containing protein — encoded protein: MTDNGQDQLDFDVESGEPVELDQEDVESLQEADPEPARVSYTGSDFDAEGLVRRLKRGDIVIPTFGHPEDPPIETARFQRDFVWRRPQMDRFIESLLLGYPIPGIFLVQQVDRRYLVLDGQQRLRTLAAFYEGLHEKREFALRNVATKFQGLTYRTLTPEVRRTLDNTFIQATIVQTDGSTDSLDAVYQVFERLNSGGTQLTPHEIRVALYAGDFIDLLTELNADPNWRNLYGRKSPRLRDQEVILRIIALYTSPGTYKRPLKKFLNDFVGQNRDLESLSAELVETRFRLAAQLINEGAGPRALRRQSAQINTALTEAIFVGLIRRLDADASVTAADVGQAIERLLGNKRLEPAISRATADEESVRTRLAVTTQAFAAI
- a CDS encoding HEPN domain-containing protein encodes the protein MANRWPPWEVTSLKVGLESLSNLVEKPADHNLSDEVHGWLCRLLVVRSCGYLEQATIEVCRSYLDGKSGGLVKSFAKSWLDKSRNPTPDNLQQLVGRFDNGLGEEFQEFLGQDDQRVYREIFFLVDRRNKIAHGLSESVGHKKAIQLKCVVYEVVDWFVLRLNPNR